One Scylla paramamosain isolate STU-SP2022 chromosome 5, ASM3559412v1, whole genome shotgun sequence genomic region harbors:
- the LOC135100918 gene encoding uncharacterized protein LOC135100918 isoform X2: protein MSLSSSSSAPPTPPRPPTPDTLDAIPIPPPTLDLTNIPMPPVTFTITPPAPIPRPKKDPLPRPKPPVPLPPMAAAPLPPLSVPLPCPTPAHREESLPASPPREVPPIGGAPVSPGGHDSDDDDEPPVLHPPAPEPRPTHHQPHHHIALASCGLHPAHDTSIHAGRDLTPSMYPSPPLPPQPAHPRAPPTCWPLPCFTARPDGYSVCGGLRAWQPPHPRGLLAPRPLPRPTHPRAPPTCWRLPCFTARPDGYSGCGGCHTPEGSPPPDHCQYHSPVVQYHSSISPPFSRSPPWSPDGGRRASPTGWRSPCYQHHHHHHYTAPPRDRWSPPGRRSSPPDRRASPERGRSPPSRSPRYSPRHSHSRGLRSPCRSPSPLGEVYPYERRGWGCAAREWEALTTTITAPRQSREIGRARAMGTLPLRQYLMTTSGS from the exons atgtccctctcctcctcctcctctgccccacccaccccgccccgcccccccaCCCCAGACACCCTGGATGCCATCCCCATTCCCCCACCCACCCTGGACCTCACCAACATCCCCATGCCGCCcgtcaccttcaccatcaccccgCCAGCCCCCATCCCCAGGCCCAAGAAGGACCCCCTGCCAAGACCCAAGCCCCCggtcccccttcctcccatggCAGCTGCCCCACTGCCCCCCTTATCCGTCCCCTTGCCCTGCCCCACGCCTGCCCACAGGGAGGAGTCCCTACCAGCCTCGCCGCCCCGGGAGGTGCCCCCCATCGGAGGGGCGCCGGTGTCCCCCGGGGGACATGacagcgacgacgacgacgagccCCCCGTCCTGCATCCCCCGGCCCCCGagccccgccccacccaccaccagccacaccaccatata GCCTTGGCTTCCTGCGGCCTTCACCCTGCTCATGACACATCAATCCACGCCGGCCGGGACCTTACGCCTtcgatgtat CCCAGCCCGCCCCTACCACCACAGCCCGCACACCCTAGAGCGCCCCCCACATGCTGGCCTCTTCCCTGCTTCACGGCCAGGCCAGATGGCTACTCAGTGTGTGGCGGCCTCAGGGCGTGGCAGCCGCCACACCCCCGAGGGCTCCTCGCCCCCAGACCACTGCCACGGCCCACACACCCCAGAGCGCCCCCCACATGCTGGCGGCTTCCCTGCTTCACCGCCAGGCCAGATGGCTACTCAGGATGTGGCGGCTGCCACACCCCCGAGGGCTCCCCGCCCCCAGACCACTGCCAGTACCACAGCCCCGTGGTGCAGTACCACAGCAGCATCAGTCCTCCCTTCTCCCGCAGCCCCCCGTGGAGCCCCGAtggggggcgccgcgccagcccCACAGGGTGGCGCAGTCCAtgctaccagcaccaccaccaccaccactacactgcCCCACCCCGCGACCGCTGGAGCCCCCCGGGGCGCCGCTCATCACCCCCAGACCGCCGTGCCTCCCCGGAGCGGGGCCGCTCACCCCCCAGCCGCTCCCCACGCTACTCCCCGCGCCATTCCCATTCCCGGGGGCTGAGGTCCCCCTGccgctccccctccccactgGGTGAGGTGTACCCCTACGAGCGGCGGGGCTGGGGCTGCGCAGCCAGGGAGTGGGaggctctcaccaccaccatcacagccccAAGGCAGAGCAGAGAAATAGGGAG gGCAAGGGCTATGGGTACTCTCCCCCTGCGGCAGTATTTGATGACGACCTCCGGATCATGA
- the LOC135100918 gene encoding uncharacterized protein LOC135100918 isoform X1, which produces MSLSSSSSAPPTPPRPPTPDTLDAIPIPPPTLDLTNIPMPPVTFTITPPAPIPRPKKDPLPRPKPPVPLPPMAAAPLPPLSVPLPCPTPAHREESLPASPPREVPPIGGAPVSPGGHDSDDDDEPPVLHPPAPEPRPTHHQPHHHIALASCGLHPAHDTSIHAGRDLTPSMYVLLWQPSPPLPPQPAHPRAPPTCWPLPCFTARPDGYSVCGGLRAWQPPHPRGLLAPRPLPRPTHPRAPPTCWRLPCFTARPDGYSGCGGCHTPEGSPPPDHCQYHSPVVQYHSSISPPFSRSPPWSPDGGRRASPTGWRSPCYQHHHHHHYTAPPRDRWSPPGRRSSPPDRRASPERGRSPPSRSPRYSPRHSHSRGLRSPCRSPSPLGEVYPYERRGWGCAAREWEALTTTITAPRQSREIGRARAMGTLPLRQYLMTTSGS; this is translated from the exons atgtccctctcctcctcctcctctgccccacccaccccgccccgcccccccaCCCCAGACACCCTGGATGCCATCCCCATTCCCCCACCCACCCTGGACCTCACCAACATCCCCATGCCGCCcgtcaccttcaccatcaccccgCCAGCCCCCATCCCCAGGCCCAAGAAGGACCCCCTGCCAAGACCCAAGCCCCCggtcccccttcctcccatggCAGCTGCCCCACTGCCCCCCTTATCCGTCCCCTTGCCCTGCCCCACGCCTGCCCACAGGGAGGAGTCCCTACCAGCCTCGCCGCCCCGGGAGGTGCCCCCCATCGGAGGGGCGCCGGTGTCCCCCGGGGGACATGacagcgacgacgacgacgagccCCCCGTCCTGCATCCCCCGGCCCCCGagccccgccccacccaccaccagccacaccaccatata GCCTTGGCTTCCTGCGGCCTTCACCCTGCTCATGACACATCAATCCACGCCGGCCGGGACCTTACGCCTtcgatgtatgtac tactCTGGCAGCCCAGCCCGCCCCTACCACCACAGCCCGCACACCCTAGAGCGCCCCCCACATGCTGGCCTCTTCCCTGCTTCACGGCCAGGCCAGATGGCTACTCAGTGTGTGGCGGCCTCAGGGCGTGGCAGCCGCCACACCCCCGAGGGCTCCTCGCCCCCAGACCACTGCCACGGCCCACACACCCCAGAGCGCCCCCCACATGCTGGCGGCTTCCCTGCTTCACCGCCAGGCCAGATGGCTACTCAGGATGTGGCGGCTGCCACACCCCCGAGGGCTCCCCGCCCCCAGACCACTGCCAGTACCACAGCCCCGTGGTGCAGTACCACAGCAGCATCAGTCCTCCCTTCTCCCGCAGCCCCCCGTGGAGCCCCGAtggggggcgccgcgccagcccCACAGGGTGGCGCAGTCCAtgctaccagcaccaccaccaccaccactacactgcCCCACCCCGCGACCGCTGGAGCCCCCCGGGGCGCCGCTCATCACCCCCAGACCGCCGTGCCTCCCCGGAGCGGGGCCGCTCACCCCCCAGCCGCTCCCCACGCTACTCCCCGCGCCATTCCCATTCCCGGGGGCTGAGGTCCCCCTGccgctccccctccccactgGGTGAGGTGTACCCCTACGAGCGGCGGGGCTGGGGCTGCGCAGCCAGGGAGTGGGaggctctcaccaccaccatcacagccccAAGGCAGAGCAGAGAAATAGGGAG gGCAAGGGCTATGGGTACTCTCCCCCTGCGGCAGTATTTGATGACGACCTCCGGATCATGA
- the LOC135100918 gene encoding uncharacterized protein LOC135100918 isoform X3 — protein MSLSSSSSAPPTPPRPPTPDTLDAIPIPPPTLDLTNIPMPPVTFTITPPAPIPRPKKDPLPRPKPPVPLPPMAAAPLPPLSVPLPCPTPAHREESLPASPPREVPPIGGAPVSPGGHDSDDDDEPPVLHPPAPEPRPTHHQPHHHIALASCGLHPAHDTSIHAGRDLTPSMYYSGSPARPYHHSPHTLERPPHAGLFPASRPGQMATQCVAASGRGSRHTPEGSSPPDHCHGPHTPERPPHAGGFPASPPGQMATQDVAAATPPRAPRPQTTASTTAPWCSTTAASVLPSPAAPRGAPMGGAAPAPQGGAVHATSTTTTTTTLPHPATAGAPRGAAHHPQTAVPPRSGAAHPPAAPHATPRAIPIPGG, from the exons atgtccctctcctcctcctcctctgccccacccaccccgccccgcccccccaCCCCAGACACCCTGGATGCCATCCCCATTCCCCCACCCACCCTGGACCTCACCAACATCCCCATGCCGCCcgtcaccttcaccatcaccccgCCAGCCCCCATCCCCAGGCCCAAGAAGGACCCCCTGCCAAGACCCAAGCCCCCggtcccccttcctcccatggCAGCTGCCCCACTGCCCCCCTTATCCGTCCCCTTGCCCTGCCCCACGCCTGCCCACAGGGAGGAGTCCCTACCAGCCTCGCCGCCCCGGGAGGTGCCCCCCATCGGAGGGGCGCCGGTGTCCCCCGGGGGACATGacagcgacgacgacgacgagccCCCCGTCCTGCATCCCCCGGCCCCCGagccccgccccacccaccaccagccacaccaccatata GCCTTGGCTTCCTGCGGCCTTCACCCTGCTCATGACACATCAATCCACGCCGGCCGGGACCTTACGCCTtcgatgtat tactCTGGCAGCCCAGCCCGCCCCTACCACCACAGCCCGCACACCCTAGAGCGCCCCCCACATGCTGGCCTCTTCCCTGCTTCACGGCCAGGCCAGATGGCTACTCAGTGTGTGGCGGCCTCAGGGCGTGGCAGCCGCCACACCCCCGAGGGCTCCTCGCCCCCAGACCACTGCCACGGCCCACACACCCCAGAGCGCCCCCCACATGCTGGCGGCTTCCCTGCTTCACCGCCAGGCCAGATGGCTACTCAGGATGTGGCGGCTGCCACACCCCCGAGGGCTCCCCGCCCCCAGACCACTGCCAGTACCACAGCCCCGTGGTGCAGTACCACAGCAGCATCAGTCCTCCCTTCTCCCGCAGCCCCCCGTGGAGCCCCGAtggggggcgccgcgccagcccCACAGGGTGGCGCAGTCCAtgctaccagcaccaccaccaccaccactacactgcCCCACCCCGCGACCGCTGGAGCCCCCCGGGGCGCCGCTCATCACCCCCAGACCGCCGTGCCTCCCCGGAGCGGGGCCGCTCACCCCCCAGCCGCTCCCCACGCTACTCCCCGCGCCATTCCCATTCCCGGGGGCTGA
- the LOC135100918 gene encoding uncharacterized protein LOC135100918 isoform X4: MSLSSSSSAPPTPPRPPTPDTLDAIPIPPPTLDLTNIPMPPVTFTITPPAPIPRPKKDPLPRPKPPVPLPPMAAAPLPPLSVPLPCPTPAHREESLPASPPREVPPIGGAPVSPGGHDSDDDDEPPVLHPPAPEPRPTHHQPHHHIALASCGLHPAHDTSIHAGRDLTPSIPARPYHHSPHTLERPPHAGLFPASRPGQMATQCVAASGRGSRHTPEGSSPPDHCHGPHTPERPPHAGGFPASPPGQMATQDVAAATPPRAPRPQTTASTTAPWCSTTAASVLPSPAAPRGAPMGGAAPAPQGGAVHATSTTTTTTTLPHPATAGAPRGAAHHPQTAVPPRSGAAHPPAAPHATPRAIPIPGG, encoded by the exons atgtccctctcctcctcctcctctgccccacccaccccgccccgcccccccaCCCCAGACACCCTGGATGCCATCCCCATTCCCCCACCCACCCTGGACCTCACCAACATCCCCATGCCGCCcgtcaccttcaccatcaccccgCCAGCCCCCATCCCCAGGCCCAAGAAGGACCCCCTGCCAAGACCCAAGCCCCCggtcccccttcctcccatggCAGCTGCCCCACTGCCCCCCTTATCCGTCCCCTTGCCCTGCCCCACGCCTGCCCACAGGGAGGAGTCCCTACCAGCCTCGCCGCCCCGGGAGGTGCCCCCCATCGGAGGGGCGCCGGTGTCCCCCGGGGGACATGacagcgacgacgacgacgagccCCCCGTCCTGCATCCCCCGGCCCCCGagccccgccccacccaccaccagccacaccaccatata GCCTTGGCTTCCTGCGGCCTTCACCCTGCTCATGACACATCAATCCACGCCGGCCGGGACCTTACGCCTtcgat CCCAGCCCGCCCCTACCACCACAGCCCGCACACCCTAGAGCGCCCCCCACATGCTGGCCTCTTCCCTGCTTCACGGCCAGGCCAGATGGCTACTCAGTGTGTGGCGGCCTCAGGGCGTGGCAGCCGCCACACCCCCGAGGGCTCCTCGCCCCCAGACCACTGCCACGGCCCACACACCCCAGAGCGCCCCCCACATGCTGGCGGCTTCCCTGCTTCACCGCCAGGCCAGATGGCTACTCAGGATGTGGCGGCTGCCACACCCCCGAGGGCTCCCCGCCCCCAGACCACTGCCAGTACCACAGCCCCGTGGTGCAGTACCACAGCAGCATCAGTCCTCCCTTCTCCCGCAGCCCCCCGTGGAGCCCCGAtggggggcgccgcgccagcccCACAGGGTGGCGCAGTCCAtgctaccagcaccaccaccaccaccactacactgcCCCACCCCGCGACCGCTGGAGCCCCCCGGGGCGCCGCTCATCACCCCCAGACCGCCGTGCCTCCCCGGAGCGGGGCCGCTCACCCCCCAGCCGCTCCCCACGCTACTCCCCGCGCCATTCCCATTCCCGGGGGCTGA
- the LOC135100918 gene encoding uncharacterized protein LOC135100918 isoform X5, producing MSLSSSSSAPPTPPRPPTPDTLDAIPIPPPTLDLTNIPMPPVTFTITPPAPIPRPKKDPLPRPKPPVPLPPMAAAPLPPLSVPLPCPTPAHREESLPASPPREVPPIGGAPVSPGGHDSDDDDEPPVLHPPAPEPRPTHHQPHHHIALASCGLHPAHDTSIHAGRDLTPSIPPWSPDGGRRASPTGWRSPCYQHHHHHHYTAPPRDRWSPPGRRSSPPDRRASPERGRSPPSRSPRYSPRHSHSRGLRSPCRSPSPLGEVYPYERRGWGCAAREWEALTTTITAPRQSREIGRARAMGTLPLRQYLMTTSGS from the exons atgtccctctcctcctcctcctctgccccacccaccccgccccgcccccccaCCCCAGACACCCTGGATGCCATCCCCATTCCCCCACCCACCCTGGACCTCACCAACATCCCCATGCCGCCcgtcaccttcaccatcaccccgCCAGCCCCCATCCCCAGGCCCAAGAAGGACCCCCTGCCAAGACCCAAGCCCCCggtcccccttcctcccatggCAGCTGCCCCACTGCCCCCCTTATCCGTCCCCTTGCCCTGCCCCACGCCTGCCCACAGGGAGGAGTCCCTACCAGCCTCGCCGCCCCGGGAGGTGCCCCCCATCGGAGGGGCGCCGGTGTCCCCCGGGGGACATGacagcgacgacgacgacgagccCCCCGTCCTGCATCCCCCGGCCCCCGagccccgccccacccaccaccagccacaccaccatata GCCTTGGCTTCCTGCGGCCTTCACCCTGCTCATGACACATCAATCCACGCCGGCCGGGACCTTACGCCTtcgat CCCCCCGTGGAGCCCCGAtggggggcgccgcgccagcccCACAGGGTGGCGCAGTCCAtgctaccagcaccaccaccaccaccactacactgcCCCACCCCGCGACCGCTGGAGCCCCCCGGGGCGCCGCTCATCACCCCCAGACCGCCGTGCCTCCCCGGAGCGGGGCCGCTCACCCCCCAGCCGCTCCCCACGCTACTCCCCGCGCCATTCCCATTCCCGGGGGCTGAGGTCCCCCTGccgctccccctccccactgGGTGAGGTGTACCCCTACGAGCGGCGGGGCTGGGGCTGCGCAGCCAGGGAGTGGGaggctctcaccaccaccatcacagccccAAGGCAGAGCAGAGAAATAGGGAG gGCAAGGGCTATGGGTACTCTCCCCCTGCGGCAGTATTTGATGACGACCTCCGGATCATGA